One Candidatus Dadabacteria bacterium genomic region harbors:
- a CDS encoding HupE/UreJ family protein codes for MRFFLSALFCFFLNALPAAAHHPFEGAVLTRWYQGLLSGFAHPVIGLDHLAFLTAVAVLCAARFKSAKALAAFVPATVAGVFAHLLFSGHAEAFFFETAVALSVAVAGFFVLTGAGGSFAALCFVSVAGLFHGFAYGSGIVGAEASPLVFYITGLAAVQTAVVLAMSAAFSRACAVFPGGRAGFSRAAGVLLCAVGGALGLMSVPF; via the coding sequence ATGCGATTTTTTCTGTCCGCACTTTTCTGCTTTTTTTTGAACGCCTTGCCCGCGGCGGCTCATCACCCGTTTGAGGGCGCGGTTTTGACCCGCTGGTATCAGGGGCTTCTTTCGGGCTTTGCCCACCCCGTCATAGGGCTTGACCATCTCGCCTTTCTTACGGCGGTGGCGGTTTTGTGCGCCGCCCGTTTCAAAAGCGCAAAGGCCCTCGCGGCGTTTGTTCCGGCGACTGTGGCGGGCGTGTTTGCCCACCTGCTTTTTTCCGGTCATGCGGAGGCCTTCTTTTTTGAAACTGCGGTTGCCCTGTCAGTGGCGGTTGCGGGATTTTTCGTCCTGACCGGAGCCGGGGGCTCTTTTGCCGCCCTGTGCTTTGTGTCCGTTGCGGGGCTCTTTCACGGCTTCGCCTACGGGTCGGGCATAGTGGGGGCGGAGGCCTCGCCGCTTGTTTTCTACATAACGGGTCTGGCGGCGGTTCAGACGGCGGTCGTGCTTGCGATGTCCGCCGCCTTCTCGCGGGCGTGCGCCGTGTTTCCGGGCGGTCGCGCGGGATTTTCAAGAGCCGCCGGTGTCCTCCTTTGCGCCGTGGGCGGCGCGCTCGGTCTCATGTCCGTCCCGTTTTGA
- the mutS gene encoding DNA mismatch repair protein MutS, whose translation MLEQYRSIKSRHPDSILFFRLGDFYEMFFEDAKTASAILGITLTSRNKNSDAPIPLCGVPCHSADGYLSKLLSSGRKVAICEQVEEAGRGKLVERRVVKVLTPGTVLGSESLDSKTNNYIASLAKGAGGFHLAHCDISTGEFKVCSFENEADAAAGLAKIEPSEILLQSADTAALADATAPRPLVTVRDDLFNTSDPSGALMSHFRISSAGACGFAENSGAALVCSALVDYMRETQMEYMPAIKLPVFYGPEGHVQIDDCTRRNLELLKPLNQDDGPTLVKAIDFTLTPMGGRLLRNWIDYPLTGAGEINGRLDAVDNLVSDTRLAEAVSGCLKGTGDMERLAGRISTPSARPRDLSALKDSLLRVAGLKEALAPAEAAFLRAARAGLDTLPGLAREIGETISDEPPATVAEGNVIRDGKDPDIDGLRKLLGEGRNWISGFEKRQREETGIQSLKVGYNRVFGYYIEVRKNALDMVPPSYVRKQTLAAAERFTTPELSEWEQKIKTAEDDILRAEREVFERLRRLVAARADEIRACAKEVAVIDVVSSFATCAARNGYSKPQVTGGGEIELTGSRHPVVEQVRGRADFVSNDVMMDCEDNSFLLITGPNMAGKSTLIRQTALIVLMAQMGSFVPCSSAKIGTVDKIFTRVGASDNLARGLSTFMSEMVETAYIIRNCTARSLVILDEIGRGTGTFDGMSIAWAVAEYLRDAGSRTMFATHYHELAGLSGVRNYNVAVSRKGNDIVFLKKLVPGASSHSYGIQVAALAGVPAPVLESARAMLLSLEDMRSKMSEVLGSRQTSLFADGADNADDAAPCGDGRLRFLKEDVSKIDTMNLTPSEAIKVIENLKGKLVDD comes from the coding sequence ATGCTTGAACAGTACAGGAGCATTAAAAGCCGCCACCCGGACTCCATACTGTTTTTCCGTCTGGGAGATTTCTACGAGATGTTCTTTGAGGACGCCAAAACCGCCTCCGCCATACTGGGCATCACCCTTACTTCGCGCAACAAAAATTCGGACGCGCCGATTCCCCTGTGCGGAGTTCCGTGCCACAGCGCGGACGGCTACCTGTCAAAACTGCTCTCAAGCGGACGCAAGGTCGCCATATGCGAGCAGGTTGAGGAAGCCGGGCGCGGCAAACTGGTGGAAAGGCGGGTTGTAAAAGTCCTCACGCCGGGAACCGTTCTGGGCTCCGAATCGCTTGACTCAAAAACCAACAACTACATAGCCTCCCTCGCGAAAGGCGCGGGCGGCTTTCACCTGGCGCACTGCGACATATCCACCGGCGAGTTCAAGGTCTGCTCTTTTGAAAACGAGGCGGACGCGGCCGCCGGTCTCGCAAAAATTGAGCCCTCGGAAATACTGCTTCAGTCCGCAGACACCGCCGCCCTTGCGGACGCCACCGCCCCCCGTCCGCTTGTAACCGTCCGGGACGACCTGTTTAACACTTCAGACCCCTCCGGGGCGCTGATGAGCCACTTCCGCATTTCATCCGCCGGAGCGTGCGGTTTTGCCGAAAACTCCGGCGCCGCGCTGGTGTGCTCCGCTCTTGTTGACTACATGCGTGAGACCCAGATGGAGTACATGCCCGCCATAAAACTTCCGGTGTTTTACGGCCCGGAGGGACATGTTCAGATAGACGACTGCACCAGAAGAAACCTTGAACTCCTAAAACCCCTGAATCAGGATGACGGCCCCACCCTTGTGAAGGCCATTGACTTCACCCTGACGCCGATGGGGGGGCGGCTTTTGAGAAACTGGATTGACTACCCGCTCACCGGCGCGGGAGAGATAAACGGCCGTCTGGACGCGGTGGACAACCTTGTCTCGGACACCCGGCTTGCCGAGGCGGTTTCCGGATGCCTCAAGGGAACGGGGGATATGGAGCGGCTTGCGGGGCGCATATCCACTCCGTCCGCGCGCCCGAGAGACCTGTCCGCCCTGAAAGACTCCCTGCTTCGCGTTGCCGGTCTCAAGGAGGCGCTCGCCCCGGCTGAGGCCGCCTTCCTCCGCGCCGCGCGCGCCGGGCTGGACACCCTTCCCGGCCTCGCCCGCGAGATAGGCGAAACAATCTCGGACGAGCCGCCCGCCACGGTGGCGGAGGGAAACGTAATCAGGGACGGCAAAGACCCGGACATTGACGGCTTGAGAAAACTTCTCGGCGAGGGCAGAAACTGGATATCGGGGTTTGAGAAGAGGCAGAGGGAGGAAACGGGCATTCAGTCGCTCAAAGTGGGATACAACAGGGTTTTCGGCTACTACATAGAGGTCAGAAAGAACGCGCTGGACATGGTTCCGCCGTCCTATGTGAGAAAACAGACACTCGCCGCCGCCGAGAGATTTACAACTCCCGAACTCTCGGAGTGGGAGCAAAAGATAAAGACCGCCGAGGATGACATACTGAGGGCAGAAAGGGAGGTGTTTGAGCGTCTGCGGCGGCTGGTTGCCGCCCGCGCGGATGAAATCAGGGCGTGCGCAAAAGAGGTTGCCGTCATTGATGTTGTCTCCTCGTTTGCGACCTGCGCCGCCCGCAACGGATACTCAAAGCCGCAAGTTACCGGAGGCGGTGAGATAGAACTCACCGGCAGCCGCCACCCGGTTGTGGAACAAGTGCGCGGACGCGCCGATTTTGTTTCCAACGATGTGATGATGGACTGTGAAGACAACAGTTTCCTCCTGATAACCGGACCCAATATGGCGGGAAAATCCACTCTTATACGGCAGACCGCCCTCATTGTTCTGATGGCGCAGATGGGAAGTTTCGTCCCGTGCTCAAGCGCGAAGATAGGAACGGTTGACAAGATCTTCACCCGCGTGGGCGCGTCGGACAATCTCGCGCGCGGGCTTTCAACCTTTATGTCCGAAATGGTTGAGACCGCCTACATAATACGAAACTGCACCGCGCGCAGCCTTGTGATTCTTGACGAGATAGGGCGCGGCACGGGAACTTTTGACGGCATGAGCATTGCCTGGGCGGTCGCCGAATACTTGCGCGATGCGGGCTCAAGAACCATGTTTGCCACCCACTACCATGAACTTGCCGGTCTCTCAGGCGTCCGGAACTACAATGTGGCGGTCAGCCGGAAGGGAAACGACATAGTGTTTCTCAAAAAACTTGTTCCCGGCGCGTCCAGCCACAGTTACGGAATTCAGGTCGCCGCCCTCGCGGGCGTTCCCGCTCCCGTGCTGGAGTCGGCGCGCGCCATGCTGTTGTCGCTTGAAGACATGCGCTCAAAGATGAGCGAGGTTCTGGGCTCCCGTCAGACGTCCCTGTTTGCGGACGGCGCGGACAATGCGGATGATGCGGCGCCGTGCGGGGACGGGCGGCTTCGGTTTCTCAAAGAGGATGTGTCAAAGATAGACACCATGAACCTGACGCCTTCCGAAGCCATAAAGGTAATTGAAAATCTCAAGGGCAAACTGGTGGACGATTGA
- a CDS encoding YraN family protein translates to MTARLLGKLLPGLKGARRGTSANAGEEIAVKFLKKKGFAVLERNYRGRYGEIDIICSDGGVICFVEVKSRSTFGHGLPQEFVDRRKRRKINLTALQYIKERRTGSRPMRFDVVAVDLTDKTATLIEGAFEAELG, encoded by the coding sequence TTGACCGCGCGGCTGCTCGGAAAACTTCTTCCCGGTCTCAAGGGGGCGCGGCGCGGGACAAGCGCGAATGCGGGCGAGGAAATAGCCGTGAAGTTTTTGAAGAAAAAGGGGTTTGCAGTCCTTGAGAGAAACTACAGAGGCAGATACGGCGAGATAGACATCATCTGCTCGGACGGAGGGGTCATCTGTTTTGTTGAGGTGAAATCGCGCTCAACCTTCGGCCACGGACTGCCGCAGGAGTTTGTTGACAGGCGCAAAAGGAGGAAGATCAACCTCACCGCCCTCCAGTATATAAAGGAAAGGCGGACGGGCTCTCGGCCAATGCGTTTTGATGTGGTCGCGGTTGACCTCACGGACAAAACCGCAACTCTGATAGAGGGCGCTTTTGAGGCGGAACTCGGCTGA
- a CDS encoding vitamin K epoxide reductase family protein, with product MTDKTSGAVTTALCATGFLLCLYLTAIYYTTDGTATYCSGNWQCNEVLNSGFSKVFGMPASLFGMLGYAAIAFYNIRENRTAVIALASAGAGFSAYLSWAEFFVIKQVCPFCVASALMVAAVWILSVRGAGASRMAAAVLIAVFSAGAGYSYHFISGTTVEAPQAAAPANDSFAKGLALHLKQTGAVMYGSFRCPACATQKAFFGDHAKLLNYVECHPAGKNADPKLCAEKDIKAYPTWEINDSLVRGAMSLKKLSNLSGYGGE from the coding sequence ATGACGGACAAAACTTCGGGCGCGGTTACCACTGCTCTGTGCGCAACGGGCTTTCTGCTGTGCCTCTACCTGACGGCAATATACTACACAACGGACGGAACGGCGACATACTGTTCGGGCAACTGGCAGTGCAATGAGGTTCTGAACAGCGGATTTTCCAAGGTCTTCGGCATGCCCGCATCTCTTTTCGGCATGCTTGGCTACGCCGCCATCGCCTTCTATAACATCAGAGAAAACCGGACGGCAGTGATAGCGCTTGCGAGCGCGGGGGCGGGGTTTTCCGCATACCTTTCGTGGGCGGAGTTCTTTGTGATAAAACAGGTCTGCCCGTTCTGCGTGGCGTCCGCCCTGATGGTTGCGGCGGTGTGGATTCTGTCAGTCCGGGGGGCGGGGGCATCGCGCATGGCGGCGGCGGTTCTAATCGCCGTTTTCTCGGCGGGCGCGGGATACTCATACCACTTTATCTCCGGAACCACGGTGGAAGCGCCGCAAGCCGCCGCGCCCGCAAACGACAGTTTTGCAAAAGGCCTCGCGCTCCATCTGAAGCAGACCGGCGCGGTTATGTACGGCTCGTTCAGATGCCCGGCGTGCGCCACGCAGAAAGCGTTTTTCGGCGACCACGCAAAGCTTCTGAACTATGTTGAATGCCACCCGGCGGGAAAAAACGCCGACCCGAAACTGTGCGCGGAAAAAGACATCAAGGCGTATCCCACATGGGAGATAAACGACTCGCTCGTCCGCGGGGCAATGTCGCTTAAAAAACTTTCCAACCTCTCCGGCTACGGAGGCGAATAA
- a CDS encoding glycosyl transferase, producing MKGMKILYGIQGTGNGHITRSREVLRFLKERGAEVDILLSESHSEIDIGAEVKFRPRGLGFVFGKKGGIDLLSSVRRMRPHNFFSNVKKLPVEDYDIVVSDFEPVTSWACFLKGKKCVSLSHQTSFASDKTPRPAKVDRMGEAILCWYAPVSIPLGLHFQKYDSFIETPVVRREVRERERTNAGHYTVYLPSFAPEKIEPFLRKVDVEWHLFSKHRSALDGRRGNVSVFPVNSGGFEKSLCSSEGVLCNSGFETPSEALFLGKKLLVIPMKGQYEQKCNAAALKQMGVRAAKVGDGFEGEIERFVNSPMPRGIEYPDNGGDIADRIFEAADGGGTLRTAL from the coding sequence ATGAAAGGGATGAAAATTCTTTACGGAATTCAGGGAACGGGCAACGGGCACATAACGCGGTCGCGCGAAGTGCTGCGGTTTTTGAAGGAGCGGGGGGCGGAAGTGGACATACTTCTGAGCGAGTCGCACAGCGAGATAGACATCGGCGCGGAGGTGAAGTTCCGGCCAAGGGGGCTGGGATTTGTTTTCGGCAAAAAGGGGGGCATAGACCTGCTGTCATCGGTCCGGCGGATGAGGCCGCACAATTTTTTCTCAAACGTCAAGAAACTTCCCGTTGAAGACTACGATATCGTGGTGAGCGACTTTGAGCCCGTAACCTCATGGGCGTGCTTTCTGAAAGGGAAAAAGTGCGTGTCTCTTTCCCACCAGACCTCTTTTGCGTCCGACAAAACGCCCCGCCCCGCCAAAGTTGACCGCATGGGCGAGGCGATTCTCTGCTGGTATGCGCCGGTCTCCATCCCCTTGGGGCTTCATTTCCAGAAATACGATTCTTTCATAGAGACCCCGGTGGTAAGGCGCGAGGTGCGCGAGAGGGAGAGAACAAACGCCGGTCACTATACGGTTTATCTGCCCTCTTTTGCGCCGGAAAAGATAGAGCCCTTCCTGCGCAAGGTTGATGTTGAGTGGCATCTTTTCTCCAAACACCGGTCGGCTCTGGACGGCAGGCGCGGGAATGTTTCGGTGTTTCCGGTGAATTCCGGCGGGTTTGAAAAATCGCTCTGCTCAAGCGAGGGGGTGCTTTGCAACAGCGGGTTTGAGACCCCGTCCGAGGCGCTGTTTCTGGGCAAAAAACTTCTCGTCATTCCGATGAAGGGGCAGTACGAGCAGAAGTGCAACGCCGCCGCGCTCAAGCAGATGGGCGTCAGGGCGGCAAAGGTGGGAGACGGTTTTGAGGGGGAGATTGAAAGGTTCGTGAACTCCCCGATGCCGCGCGGCATTGAATACCCGGACAACGGCGGAGATATAGCGGACAGGATATTTGAGGCGGCGGACGGCGGCGGCACTCTCAGAACCGCCCTTTGA
- a CDS encoding LL-diaminopimelate aminotransferase: MNWSDRISQLPPYLFAEIDKKKAAQIEKGVDVIDLGVGDPDIPTPPHIVRAAADALADPSNHRYPSYAGMAEFRGAAAAWFEKRFGVSLDPESEVLALIGSKEGVAHAPMAFINPGDLALVPDPGYPVYPVSVAFAGGVCHKMPLLKENGFLPDLAAIPPEVAARAKMMFLNYPNNPTAAVAGGDFFERVVEFALRHNIVVCHDAAYTEMAFDGFVPPSFLETPGAREVGLEFHSLSKTFSMTGWRIAFAAGAAGAVGALGKVKTNIDSGAFQAVQIAGITALSAPDPGFSDRLETYRERRDIFCEGLVKAGLAHTKPLSTFYVWFETPDGVGSAEFASALLERCGVVVTPGNGFGEFGEGYVRASITFDTERVRQAAERIASLSF; the protein is encoded by the coding sequence ATAAATTGGTCTGACAGAATATCGCAACTGCCTCCTTATCTTTTCGCCGAGATAGACAAAAAGAAAGCGGCGCAGATTGAAAAAGGCGTTGATGTGATAGACCTCGGCGTGGGAGACCCGGACATTCCGACCCCGCCGCACATAGTCCGCGCGGCGGCGGACGCCCTTGCCGACCCTTCAAACCACCGCTACCCGTCCTACGCCGGAATGGCGGAATTCAGAGGCGCGGCGGCGGCGTGGTTTGAAAAGCGTTTCGGCGTCTCCCTTGACCCGGAGTCCGAGGTTCTCGCCCTGATAGGCTCAAAAGAGGGGGTGGCGCACGCGCCCATGGCGTTTATAAACCCCGGAGACCTCGCGCTTGTCCCCGACCCCGGATATCCGGTTTATCCGGTCTCCGTGGCGTTTGCGGGCGGGGTGTGCCACAAAATGCCGCTGTTGAAAGAGAACGGCTTTCTGCCGGACTTGGCCGCCATACCGCCCGAAGTGGCGGCGCGGGCAAAGATGATGTTTCTCAACTACCCGAACAACCCTACCGCGGCGGTTGCCGGGGGTGATTTTTTTGAAAGGGTCGTTGAGTTCGCCCTCAGGCACAACATAGTGGTCTGCCACGACGCCGCCTACACGGAGATGGCGTTTGACGGCTTTGTTCCGCCGAGTTTCCTTGAGACTCCGGGGGCGCGGGAGGTGGGTTTGGAGTTCCATTCCCTGTCAAAGACCTTCAGCATGACCGGCTGGCGCATAGCGTTTGCCGCCGGAGCGGCGGGAGCGGTGGGCGCTCTCGGCAAGGTGAAAACCAACATAGATTCCGGGGCGTTTCAGGCGGTGCAGATCGCCGGTATAACGGCGCTTTCCGCGCCCGACCCGGGCTTTTCCGACCGTCTTGAAACCTATCGTGAGAGAAGGGATATATTTTGCGAGGGTCTTGTGAAGGCGGGTTTGGCGCACACAAAACCGCTCTCAACCTTTTATGTGTGGTTTGAGACCCCGGACGGAGTCGGTTCGGCGGAATTTGCGTCCGCGCTGCTTGAGCGGTGCGGGGTCGTGGTAACGCCCGGAAACGGATTCGGTGAGTTCGGCGAGGGCTATGTGCGCGCGTCCATAACCTTTGACACCGAAAGGGTGAGACAGGCCGCGGAAAGAATAGCGTCCCTGTCGTTCTGA